The Quercus lobata isolate SW786 chromosome 4, ValleyOak3.0 Primary Assembly, whole genome shotgun sequence genome segment CCGGCGCGTGGCGGCGCGTGACAGgtcagatgatgatgattccGGCGGCTGTGTGTAGATCGGTTGAAAATCTACACGTTGATATTTCTTATGTCTGAATCGGAGGTCTGATGTGAAAGACCTGACGGAGGCAGTGATCTTGGTGGCGGTGATTTCTGACGGTGAAGATTCAACCTTGGCACCTCTAAGGGCACAGAAAAGGTTTACTGACCGAAGAAGTCGAGGCAGCGGAAAATACTAACAAAGACAGGACTGCAAGACACAAGAATGTTAGagcaatggctctgataccatgttagaaatactgaatgattgtattgtatttcataaataaaagaatatacatcagagcctttatataggaggcatatgtgtgcggtacaagtaaattatagtacaagtacaagtgtgctatacaagaacctagttgggcctaaagcccataacataatatacgttaacatcCCCAATTCGAGGATAATCTATGAGGCCTCCACTGCTGTAGGCTGAACAACAGCCTTAGCACCAATCGTTTCCTTCAAGGGCTACCCTTTAATTTCATAAATACCAGGGACAAAGACAACGCTCTTCCTAGAGGCAATTTGCAATGTGGAAACTACTTAAAGAGTTCTCAAAGTTTAATAGTAGGCTGTGCAAATAAATGGTAGATGAGCCCAAAGTGGTTTTTGGCCTATTACATGTATTAAGCCTTAGCTCAAGGGTCTATTTAGCAATCTCAAAGATACATTGACACCTTTAAGAAGAAAGATCTGGTAACCCATTTTAGTACCTTAAAGATAAACTAAAACCTGTCAAAAGAaacatgtgtgtgtattgagGTGTCTCTCAAAAAGCAAGTGAGAGAGAGGCACAAGTGAATTtccaaagaaatttttttattacaataaagGAGTGATCTAACTCAATTAAGCCTACtacaaataaattttgaattttgatataattaaattttgtctgaatattacactttttatttttatttaattcaatttaCAATAATGGGAAACGGTGGATTTGAATACCAAATATCTCcgttaaaaacactaaaaagtattagttgagttacaaggctcttaGTGTGAGAACATTATACAGAATAGTTTTAtgacttttatcttttatcattaaattaaattaaattaaagaatgTATTTTCAGTCATAAAATAATGgtttatttctaaaataaatactcctattttttgagtaaaatatttctaaaatattttatcttaaaaGAAAACACCAAATCCACATTGCTTTTGTGATGTGGCTTGAAATGGAGTTGGTGaaggatttttttctttttttcaaaataacatcatttttttttttttaatttcgttAGTTAGCATAGTTTGCAAACTATGTAGAAAACTAACATCACGAGCTTGTAAGAGTCGAATTCACTGTAGCAACTTGAGTGCAAGAGTCTTGAGTTCgatggaactcaagttttagaaactcgagttccttgctCTTTTTCCTTGGTTCCTTTTCCTTTGTTCTTCATTCTCCAAAGGCCAGACTTTTTCTCCAAACCAAATCAAGAACAAACTCACAAAGACCAAATCAAAAACAACCTCAAGAACCCAGAAACAAACCCATAATCACCCACCCACAGCAGAAACCAcacccacaaacccacaaatcacaaaaatggTTTTGGTTTGGGTTGAGAGAGATGAGCTAGAGATCGGACCATCGTCGATGGTGGCTGTAAGTGCTCAACAAATAaaggcccaagcccacttagaacAGTGGTACCTTACCCATTATaccaagcccaaacaataaaatttctaaGAGAGTGAGAAAAGTACTTCAAGTGCAACTGTAAACTAAGTTCTGAGATATAGCCGAAGAGATTAGAGTGatagaaaagagaaatttaAGTAGTGATTGGAAGTAATACTCTCGTCGGGTTGGTCCAAAGATTAGTTTCTTATTTATGAGTGTTACAAGTTCTAGATCAAATTATACACTGTTCACTTTCTTCTTTGTCTATTTCTTTGAGAAAATAATATCCATCCTTCTTTTTTAGAtgttatcttctttttataccCTTCCTCCTTACATCCTAACCCTCCGCCTGTATGCCTCAAAGCATTTCTCAAGACACTTGTGCCATCAAACTCTGTTGAAAGTGGTAGAAGGGGCTACTAGCTATGAAGTTATTGTTTAGGTGTCATTTCCATATTAACACAGCTGATATGGTTGGTATAgggcattcaatgcggaggtgggAAGTATCTCTTTCAAGAAGCTCCTTCTCACATCCTTTACCACCACTATGGCTCTCTCCCCCCTCCATGGTCCTTCTTAAGATACTAAATGCCCCATGCTTCTACTTTCATCCTCGGGATAATGAAATCCTCGGAGTTTATTGAGCTCTTTGGATTGATTTACGCAAATCATTCCATGATCTATTCCTCTTCAGTCCTCAAACCCCCCATAGTGGCAATGATGGTCGGAGGAAGAGCCAAGGAGCTTGGCCATGGAAGTTCAGAGAGCAGAGGAGTGGGTTCGTTGTTTTTGATTGATCTGGGTTTGTtggttctttcttctttgttgaTTTGCCTTCTTCTTTGTGATCTCTGCCTTCTTCTTAGTGAATTTGTGGAActtgagtcttagagactcgatttccacatTGATTTTCATAGAAAGTGAGCCTTTGATACTTGAGTTGCTACAATGAACTCGAGTCTAAGACACTCAAaatgttagtttcctaaatagtttggaaacaatgctaactaatgaaattgtttgaaaatgggtgttattttgaagaaaaaaaaaatccagttgGTGAACTACCTTGTTCTTTTCCTCATTAAATAGGTGTCATCGCCATAAAGTGAAGTAGGGAGGGaattgagtttttcttttcctcattaGTTTGGTCCaatgtttaaattgtaattttttttttatttattttttttttacctttttcgTCTTCAAACCACAAAATGTAAATCCAGGTATGCATTTAGAAAGTAATAAAAGTAGGCAAATTtagaattaattaaaatttctcCAACaatgattagaaaataaaaggcataATAAGTAGTTTAATTATGACGTAAGAGTAGTGTCTGATCATTTTCATATATGTTAAACTCACAGATACTCCCCGATATAGCTTTTTGTTGTTCTAGCCATCCTTAATGGCCAGCACCCCAAAATCCTTTGCAGTATATATCGCATCTGGAATAGCCATAGTTTGGCAGGCATCGCTTAGGATAGCAAGCCTTATAGCATTGAACATCATACACATAATAAGCTTCCCCAAGCTCAACACAAGCAGCAAACATCACAACCATGGCAATGAGGTGCAGGGCTACCACTTTGGTTGAACCCATTTGCACTCTGCTTCTTTACTTTGTTTGTAGCctttaattataaattgtgaTGTGTGGGGTTTTGTTTTGTGGGAGTCTTTGCATTTTATAGCAATATATTTACGTTGGAAAACAAATGGAAGTTCAGAGGCCCATCCATTTGTGGGTTAGACCATGGAATCATTTAGTTGATTTATGGTGTAGGTGTAAATGAGCGGATTGTCATGGAGTTAGTtataaaatcacaaaaataacaTGTGTAAAGAGAACATATGCATACAACAAGTTTTGTGACAATTTTGTCATGTAGTAACAAATATGGttatatataattgtgtaaatataATATGTGATACTCGTCTATAACGacttttgtttttgcatttgtGACAGAGGATTCAAAAATCCCTTTGTTTATGCCCCATCAATCAATATCTTTTACCATTACTATACATAATTGCAAAAGCCAATTCCTAAATCTCCTCCATAACATCTCTCAATTTCTTAAACACAAATTATACTTATTCtaaaatcaatatatttaaaataatatactaaGCAATTCTACTTTATACTAACGCAAAATAgattgggggggtgggggaacCGATATAAACACAGCATAAAAACttccaagagaaagaagattaaaaaaaaaaaaacctttatttcCTAAGCACAAAAATGAAGTGtcataaacaaaactaaactCTTGATTTGTGGCCTTCTGATTTCAAACTATAGGAAATCCTCCAATAGTCCACAAAGAATTGATGCATATGATTGGTGTTAAATCTTTTTTGTGCAAATGCAAACATTTTACATGCGAACTGCAATagtaatgtaaatttttttttttttttttgagaatactaagtattaaCACACACATGAAGAGAGGGGAGAaggtttttttaaagaaacttatagTGGTGTATATCTAATGTAACTTTTTTTGACAACGATGTTTTCACTTTCCCTCATTTTAGGTGGATGGTATTAATCGAAGTCATTGTACAATTAAGTGGATGGAAATAATTGAAGTTATCACGGAATAGGACCTTTATTCCCATGTCTTTTAATAACGGTTTTCCTCATAGCCACATGCATTTTTCaaatccattgatttttttttcttctaagttaCCATGGAGAAAgagatttgaataattaaatCCTGAAGATTTTTGTTAGATACTAAAAAAAGTCGATTAAGTTACACCTATCTTTGCAGTTATAAAGTATCTCTAAATGAGTTACCCAACATGCCacatgccacatcatcttattacatatttaaaaataaacacaatcacactcaatcaattctaatacccatatataaatctaACCAAATTGAgaatttattgagatgttattatgtgtggtaagatgtattgaattttaagtaaaatgctgatgtgacaatcacttattggatggtgtaaagttttacaccccatccttgtagaatttaatctctttctaAATTATTTCTCAATAAAAGGAAAGTTTGATCAATCTCTGTAAGCCttagttagaaattttttcattGTTTCCTCCCAAATAAAGGATAGGTACAGAGCAACATGTACCATACACACCTAATCTCAATCCGTCAAAATCCTAGTAAGACTGAcatgtatttactatttaagaAGATTAATGGAGAAGAGGTTgtagaagaaaaacaaaaattcttaaaCCAAATATGTCACCAAACACAAGTTCAGATAATGCTACACCATCGTTAGAGGCTAGCGATCACCATCacagtgaagaagaagaaacaaatagagGGTGTTGTAAGAATGTGTTGGATGTGGTAGAGGCCAAGACCCAATTGTTGTTTTCCCTACCAATGCTTCTCACCAATGTTTTCTCCTACTTAATAACCTTAATATCTACCATGTTCGCCGGCCACCTTGGTGAGCTCGAGCTTGCCGGTGCAACTCTTGCAAACTCGTGGGCAGGTGTCACAGGCCTCGCTGTCATGGTAACTCTTTCTATCATGTTCATGTCTTTTATTTATCTAGTTTTCCTACAGcaaagattttataatttttacctcttcaataaaatattattttttaattcttttttattatcaatctcatctcttcctctctctttctttccctctctttctctgtgtatttatctttttccaaaaagaaacAACCAAAACCCACCCTCACCAAAACAAACACCACCAGTCACTACCCCCATCAGAAACCCACTgtaaaaaccaaaacccactacCACAGCACCACAACCCATAACCtcaacccaaatcaaaacccaatcacaaacccaaaacccaacaaatcaaccaaaaacaCCAGATCAACTAAgacccaaacaaaacaaaaaattatcaacagCAATCCAACCACGATCCATGATCCAAAACCGAATCAAATCTCAGTTGCGATCCAcgatccaccaccaccataatCCACCGGTGAAAAGTAAAGAGAACCCATATATCACCGACCCACAAAACCATGATCACCATCACTACCAgctcgaagaaaaaaaaaaaaaaaaaaaaaaaaaaaaaaaaaaacaaaaccataacCGTAACCATCACCACCACACCCACAACCAGCCACAAAACCCATCACAACAACACTCACAACCAGCCACAAAACCCATTACCACCCCACCCACAACTAGcacaaaacccatcaccaccacaaaagagagaaacaaattgaaagaaagaaagaaaaaaaaaatcaatgaaagaGAGAGTGATATTTCCAGCcatagcttaaaaaaaattaaaaaaaaaaactgaaggtCCACATGACTGGAGctatgtttcttgttttttaaGTCCTGCGATACCAACCTcgaataatatttaataaattatagatggtcttaaaagtttaaacagtttaaaaatagtaaatttaatcatttaactataaTTCTAACAATATACCTCTAATGTAGTGTTAAAAGTATTGAGTTCATGACAGAGTctagggtatgtttggttgaaAGTAAAATATGATGGAtagaaaataatgaagaaaaaatagaagagaaaatagGTTTGTGTGTTGTTTGGTAAGGAgggaaggaaagaaaatttttaggtGGGGCTAGGCATTTTTCACCTAGGCCGACACAAAATTTGCCTCTTcgaaatggagagaaaatagggGTGGAAATGTCTGTTGAGAGAGACACAAAAGTAACCCTCCTTTTTTGCTCTTACAATTTCACCTACCCCACCTAATTCCCACTTTCTCAACTCTCATCATCAATCTTCTCAGACTCCTCTTTACAAGCATCTTCACACTTCAACGGTAATAATTagaacatcttttttcttttttttctttttttctttttccttctatcGGTAATAATCTCAacttaattttctttgtttttgttttttttttctttttgttttgcttaGCAATATTAATTTTCTGCCCAGTATTAACTCAAGTTAAAATCTTTGGCTTAGCAATATTAATTTTGCCCATGTTTTTTATGATGTTGCCCACGATTTTAACTAGATCTTTTCTGCctagtatatataaattgtTGAACTTACATATTCAAAAGTTTGTTGCCCACGTTTTTCTTCCCAGCAAAGTTAACacataatacaatttttattgcccataaaatttatattatatataataataaagaaaaataataaaaatttatgtgtaatgtaaatttttatattatttaatgagtacaaataaatttctttcttacctattatgtaacaaggatatattagtcaatttatataaactaaattttctatcctcctacttttttcttcaatcaaacaaaagagttttccaccttctcacttttccatctctACAACTAAACACACACAaggaaaaaccaattttttttatcatctcaCTTTTTTATTCCAACCAAACAGGCTCTTAATCTACCATGAGAATGATTAAGACCAAATGAGGGTGATCATACATACCATTGAAGTGACATAATTcttacttttaaatttattttaatgaacaATGAAAATATTTCATGATCAAAGCACTGTGATACAGTTGCATGAGCAgacaaaacaagaaaacacaGAAGGAAGCAAAACTATACCTGCAGCCAAAGCTGACCCACTAGGCACTAGCAAATACTAACACAAAAGGGGGCTAGACTAACAGCTAAAATCAAACACAGAGTATGGGATGATGATCCAAAGGGTACAAAGAATTCTGCTTTGACTATTGTTATCCTTAATGTTCTTCTTTTGTGCAAGACAATCTCGAATAGAACTCTTTGCACCAGCTGATCTTGAGTGCATATGAGCCTGTTTGGAAAACCAATTTAAAaccagttctttttttttttaaacaaaaagtgGTGGGTCTCATTCATGTTGaagttgtttttaaaattttgttctcatcCTTCTCTCATTGATTCTAGGAAATTCTATCAGCCCATGTGTCACATGTGTAAACAATCCCACACCAAACAAGCTTACAAACAACCTTGCTGGAAATTGTGACCTTCGAGCTTATTCACAGCCCAAACCATTTCAGAGTTCCAATCCCTAATAGACTCGTTGGTAAGACACGTTTTGTGCTCTCGAAGAGAGAGcactcaaaaaataattaagtggTCCCTTGCTTCCGGCTTGCTCCAACAGAGACCACAATCCACAGCAAGGTTATCTTTAGTGGGGAGAGCCTGCTTTGAATGGCCGaccaaataaataaaggagTGCTTGGGGATATTATTTGTAAACCATACAATCTTACACCAGTTATTTTGAGGTTTGCTCAATCAAACAGCCTTCTTGTGAAGGATGAGGTTATTTTCAACAgcttattttgcttaaaatttaagctaggaaaataaataaaataaaaaagtgaaattttagAAAGTGTTAGCTCACTCCAACTTATCCAAGCATGCAATTTGGATGTCAAACAATTTATCTTGAATACATGCATACCAACTTTTCTGACCTGGCTGGTGGCCATACCATTGTCCAATTGGcatgaaagaaaacaatttaGCTGACGATATACTGGTACTGGCAGTGTCAGTGTCAGTGTCATACATAAATTCTCattaaattttccaattgtaATGTTAGTAAAGGATTTGATCTCCATTTCCCACTTTTTATCTCAACAAATGGAGGATTTTCTCCAACCCCATGATCCGTCAAGTGTTGTAACCTCCCAAATAGAACCTAATGTTGCAAATAGCCTCCAAATGGACCACATAATGGCAGCCATGTTCTTGCAAAGACCCAACCAACACTCTTTTTGAGGAGGATTGATTTCAGACCAAGCAATCCTGGCAGCATAGGGTTTGTCAGTAGCTCCATTCCACAAGAATGAATTGATTACCTCTGCTCCATAAAGTTTTTCAGAGAATGAAATGCTTGCCCAATTTGAGTACTGAATAGTACTGATGCCATCAACTAAAGGGCACTCTCAAGTCTTTAACTTCAGCTGACACCTCTGAGAAAGAGACCTCAAACTTACCCACATTAGTTGCCAAACCAAACAGTGCCTTGAACTCTACTAAAAACTGATTATTAGCCTCAATAGAATCTTTGTTAGCAGCATAAAAAAACAACTGGTCATCAACAAAACATAGGTGAAAACAGATTCACTTTTGTTACTTTTAGGATGGTACATGAAACCATTCCATCCTGCTCTTTTTTGCAATATGAAACTTGTGAAAACCGTTATAATCAGTACAAAGAGGTAGGGGGACAAAGGATCCTTTTGCCTCAACCTCTTTTTCACTTCAAAATATCCAAATAAACCACCATTTAAAGCTAGAGTATTTAGGAGTAGATATACTTGTTAGGATTCCTTCTGGAATGCCCAAGAAGATTTTGATAGAAATTCACTGCCATACTTGTTATTCTGGTTCATGGTTAAGACATTTTGCTACTCCAATAGTTTCAACCGAAATTGACGTTGTCCACCCAAAACGAAACCGAACCGAACTGTGGTTTCAATTGAAGGCTAACTATTCAATGATACTCCATAGTTGACTCTTACattataattatttgttttttcattcTAGACTGGGTTAAGCGGATCACTTGAGACACTTTGCGGGCAAGGATTTGGAGCAAAAGTATATAGACTGTTGGGGATTTATCTACAAGCTTCTTGTATCGTATCCTTCCTCTTCTCTATCATCATAGCCATTATCTGGTTCTATACAGAACCTATACTAATCTTACTCCATCAAGATATTGAGATTGCAAAGACGGCTGCTCACTATATAAGGTTTCTCATTCTTGGATTATTTGCATATGGCTTCCTGCAAAACATCTTGAGGTTTTTTCAGACACAATCTATTTTGTGGCCCCTGGTCATATTCACAGGTCTACCACTGGTTATTCATACTGGCATTGCATATGCTTTAGTACACAGGACATCTCTCAGTTTTGTGGGAGCTCTATTGGCAGCTTCAGTTTCATTATGGCTATCAGTCCTTATGTTGGCCATGTATGTGACTTGTAGAAAGAAATTTGAGCATACATGGGGGGGATTTTCATTGGAATCATTCCAATACATTCTTCCAAGCTTGAAACTAGCCCTTCTCTCTGCAGCAATGGTATGGTAAGTGTGCTTTTAATTCTATTGTGTCCGCTATTCTTAATGATTatgcttttttttaataattaaaaaaaaaaaaaaaaaaaaaaaaaaaaaaaaaaaaaacatagctTATTTTGATATGAGAATATATTTTAGAATGAAAAAATATGAGGCAGTCTTGTTAAGATAGAAAATATGAACTAAACACTCACCAATGATTGATGAAGTGTTTTGAATTTcagaaatttttctttatattagtGATAGACCATGGCCAAATGAAATTCCAAACTGATCTCAAATTAAACAGGCTAAAAGAAACCAGTCCATACTGAAATTAGCATTATGACCAAAATTACCCCAGTACATAAGTTGAGCCCTAAGACATGGTATCATAAGCACAGTCATGACCTTATAACTTTCACAAGTCCtctaattagaaaattttgtcaGTTTGGAGTACTGGGCTTTCGAGATTCTGGTTCTCTTAGCGGGATTGttacaaaactcaaaaacaacCACTTCATTGATTGCTATGTGGTAAGCTTCACGGTCATTTTCCCTAGCTGTATCAGTTGTAGACTTGATATTTTGCTTTAATAATTCTCTATTGGATTAAAACTTCAGCATGAATACAGAAGCTATCGCTTACATGCTCTCATATGGTCTCAGTGCTGCTGCAAGGTTAGTTTGTATAATACCTTCACTTTAAGTTGTCTTATCTTTTTAAGCTCTGCATTTCCTTTTCTGTTGACAAaacttaaaaaggaaaattccTCCAACCCACCATTTATGCCATGATTGAAATAACCATCAACATGTACTTTTAAtcacatgaattttttaatagtCATGTGACTTGTTAAGAAGACTTAACAAGGCCTGTGATTAAGTACATGTGGATGGTCTCTAAAAGCCACATAATTTGTTGGAAGAGAT includes the following:
- the LOC115985296 gene encoding protein DETOXIFICATION 19-like, with the translated sequence MSPNTSSDNATPSLEASDHHHSEEEETNRGCCKNVLDVVEAKTQLLFSLPMLLTNVFSYLITLISTMFAGHLGELELAGATLANSWAGVTGLAVMTGLSGSLETLCGQGFGAKVYRLLGIYLQASCIVSFLFSIIIAIIWFYTEPILILLHQDIEIAKTAAHYIRFLILGLFAYGFLQNILRFFQTQSILWPLVIFTGLPLVIHTGIAYALVHRTSLSFVGALLAASVSLWLSVLMLAMYVTCRKKFEHTWGGFSLESFQYILPSLKLALLSAAMVCLEYWAFEILVLLAGLLQNSKTTTSLIAMCMNTEAIAYMLSYGLSAAASTRVSNELGAGHPNRAKNAIGVSLKLSLLVGVTLVLAIAFGHNIWASLFSDSSEIIKEFASMTPLLAISIFIDSVQAVISGVARGYGWQHLAVYVNLATFYIIGLPIACVLGFKTKLQAKGLWIGLICGLSSQAVALFLITLRAKWAKLSLPEKDNRENPILV